In the Flavisolibacter tropicus genome, one interval contains:
- the trhA gene encoding PAQR family membrane homeostasis protein TrhA, translating to MYQIKRIVRYVNAYCNAPGRCQTKKEEMLNAATHAVGVLFCIIASPFLLKYAYDVGTNASFRAVCTFAIGMLMVYTSSSLYHSVQNKKLKRAFLISDHISIYFLIAGTYTPIVIRFLPHTAASIFLIIMWSLVVAGSFLKLFFTNRFELLSVLFYLIMGWMLLFIYNPISQNMPRVTLWWVIGGGLSYTVGVYFYIRSSVYYFHSLWHCFVLCGTVAHYVSIYQCI from the coding sequence ATGTACCAGATCAAAAGGATTGTTCGTTATGTGAATGCCTATTGTAACGCACCGGGCCGTTGCCAAACCAAGAAAGAGGAAATGCTCAACGCAGCGACACACGCTGTAGGTGTTTTATTTTGTATTATCGCTTCACCTTTTCTATTAAAATACGCCTATGATGTTGGTACAAATGCCAGCTTTAGAGCTGTATGCACATTTGCCATAGGCATGCTCATGGTTTATACCAGTTCATCCTTATATCATTCTGTACAAAATAAAAAGCTCAAGCGTGCTTTTCTAATCAGTGATCATATTAGCATCTATTTTCTCATTGCCGGCACTTATACGCCCATAGTCATACGTTTTCTCCCTCATACGGCAGCTTCCATATTTCTGATAATCATGTGGAGCCTTGTTGTTGCAGGTAGTTTTTTAAAATTATTTTTTACTAACCGGTTTGAATTACTCTCTGTTTTGTTTTATTTAATTATGGGGTGGATGCTGCTTTTTATTTATAATCCCATTAGCCAAAATATGCCGCGTGTCACACTTTGGTGGGTCATAGGTGGTGGTCTTAGTTATACGGTGGGCGTTTACTTTTATATAAGAAGTAGTGTTTATTATTTTCACTCACTATGGCATTGCTTTGTGCTATGCGGCACAGTGGCGCACTATGTCTCAATCTATCAATGCATTTAA